From the Kitasatospora viridis genome, one window contains:
- a CDS encoding O-acetyl-ADP-ribose deacetylase codes for MTQITLVQGDITAQHVDVVVNAANSSLLGGGGVDGAIHRAGGPRILAECRALRASHYGGGLKEGQAVATTAGDLPAEHVVHTVGPVYRDESVERGTELLASCYRQSLRLAVELGARSVAFPAISTGVFGWPMESAARIALSTVRAELAAAGSGGGADGGLVEVRFVLFGSEAYGVFEGVWRELAEGGPAAD; via the coding sequence GTGACACAGATCACACTGGTCCAGGGTGATATCACGGCGCAGCACGTTGATGTGGTGGTCAACGCCGCCAACTCGTCGCTGCTGGGCGGCGGCGGGGTGGACGGCGCGATCCACCGGGCCGGCGGCCCGCGGATCCTGGCCGAGTGCCGGGCGCTGCGCGCCTCGCACTACGGCGGTGGGCTCAAGGAGGGGCAGGCGGTGGCGACCACGGCCGGGGACCTGCCGGCCGAGCATGTGGTGCACACCGTCGGTCCGGTGTACCGGGACGAGAGCGTCGAGCGCGGAACGGAGCTGCTGGCGTCCTGCTACCGGCAGTCGCTCCGGTTGGCGGTGGAACTGGGTGCCCGGAGTGTCGCGTTCCCGGCCATCTCGACCGGGGTGTTCGGCTGGCCCATGGAGTCGGCGGCGCGGATCGCGCTGTCGACCGTGCGGGCGGAGTTGGCGGCCGCCGGATCGGGTGGTGGGGCGGACGGTGGGCTGGTGGAGGTGCGGTTCGTGCTGTTCGGGTCGGAAGCCTACGGGGTGTTCGAAGGGGTGTGGCGCGAGCTGGCCGAGGGCGGGCCCGCCGCGGACTGA
- a CDS encoding class I SAM-dependent methyltransferase has protein sequence MTASFDPGPGDLPRPGGRRSAATRPVGTVTRGTTNTNRLRRMDRWIVHTMGARLRRADAPPVAVDLGYGAAPWTAVELYGRLAAVRPDVRTVGIEIEPARVAAALPYARPPGLSFRRGGFEVPLDGADALLIRAANVLRQYQEEAVEAVWQRLCARLAPDGLLVEGTCDEVGRRHVWVALGPQGPRTVTFAARLAGLERPSDLAERLPKALIHHNVPGRPVHAFLADFDRAWAAAAPYGAFGVRQRWVAACAALAGQWPVVDQPRRWRQGEVTLPWSALAP, from the coding sequence ATGACCGCTTCGTTCGACCCGGGCCCCGGGGACCTCCCCCGGCCCGGCGGGCGCCGGAGCGCGGCCACCCGGCCGGTGGGCACCGTGACCCGGGGCACCACCAACACCAACCGGCTGCGGCGGATGGACCGCTGGATCGTGCACACCATGGGCGCCCGGCTGCGCCGGGCCGACGCCCCGCCGGTCGCGGTGGACCTGGGCTACGGCGCGGCGCCGTGGACCGCGGTGGAGCTGTACGGGCGGCTGGCGGCGGTCCGGCCGGACGTCCGCACGGTCGGGATCGAGATCGAGCCGGCCCGGGTGGCGGCCGCGCTGCCGTACGCCCGACCGCCGGGGCTGAGCTTCCGCCGGGGCGGGTTCGAGGTGCCGCTGGACGGTGCCGACGCCCTGCTGATCCGGGCCGCCAACGTGCTGCGGCAGTACCAGGAGGAGGCGGTCGAGGCGGTCTGGCAGCGGCTCTGCGCCCGGCTGGCGCCGGACGGGCTGCTGGTCGAGGGCACCTGCGACGAGGTCGGGCGGCGGCACGTCTGGGTGGCGCTCGGGCCGCAGGGGCCGCGCACGGTGACCTTCGCGGCCCGGCTGGCCGGCCTGGAGCGGCCCTCCGACCTGGCCGAACGGCTGCCCAAGGCGCTGATCCACCACAACGTGCCGGGGCGGCCGGTACACGCCTTCCTGGCCGACTTCGACCGGGCCTGGGCGGCGGCCGCGCCGTACGGGGCGTTCGGGGTCCGGCAGCGCTGGGTGGCGGCCTGCGCGGCGCTGGCCGGGCAGTGGCCGGTGGTGGACCAGCCGCGGCGGTGGCGGCAGGGCGAGGTCACGCTGCCCTGGTCGGCCCTGGCGCCCTGA
- the mshA gene encoding D-inositol-3-phosphate glycosyltransferase — protein MIQNPVSAAWRDRSSAPRGRLHAFASGRPRRPRRVAMLSVHTSPLHQPGTGDAGGMNVYIVELAKRLAALDIEVEVFTRYTSSDLPPTVELAPGVLVRHVTAGPYEGLVKEDLPAQLCAFTHGVLRTEAGHRPGHYDLVHSHYWLSGQVGWLAAQRWGVPLVHTMHTMAKVKNAALARCDTPEPAARVIGETQVVEAADRLIANTADEAGELAFHYGARPDQLAVVHPGVNLELFHPGGPGAQRIARAELGLPADAAVLLFAGRIQPLKAPEVLLQAAGVLLERRPELRERLVLAVVGGPSGNGLAKPQSLQKLAAELGLGDMVRFHPPVGQADLARWYRAATALVMPSHSESFGLVALEAQACATPVVAAAVGGLPVAVRDGETGTLVQGHDPADWATALEPYVVRPELVARLGAEAARHAAGFGWSAAAAATADVYAGTLVRPAGRVGPARRRLH, from the coding sequence GTGATCCAGAACCCCGTGTCGGCAGCGTGGCGCGACCGCTCCTCCGCACCGCGCGGCCGCCTGCACGCCTTCGCCTCCGGCCGCCCCCGCCGCCCCCGCCGGGTGGCGATGCTGAGCGTGCACACCTCCCCGCTGCACCAGCCGGGCACCGGCGACGCGGGCGGGATGAACGTCTACATCGTCGAGCTGGCCAAGCGCCTCGCCGCGCTGGACATCGAGGTGGAGGTGTTCACCCGCTACACCTCCTCCGACCTGCCGCCGACCGTCGAGCTGGCGCCCGGCGTGCTGGTCCGGCACGTCACCGCCGGCCCGTACGAGGGGCTGGTCAAGGAGGACCTGCCGGCCCAGCTGTGCGCCTTCACGCACGGCGTGCTGCGCACCGAGGCGGGCCACCGCCCCGGCCACTACGACCTGGTGCACTCGCACTACTGGCTCTCCGGCCAGGTGGGCTGGCTGGCCGCGCAGCGCTGGGGCGTGCCGCTGGTGCACACCATGCACACCATGGCCAAGGTGAAGAACGCCGCGCTGGCCCGGTGCGACACCCCCGAGCCCGCCGCCCGCGTGATCGGCGAGACCCAGGTGGTCGAGGCGGCCGACCGGCTGATCGCCAACACCGCGGACGAGGCCGGCGAGCTGGCCTTCCACTACGGCGCCCGGCCGGACCAGCTGGCCGTGGTGCACCCCGGGGTCAACCTGGAGCTGTTCCACCCCGGCGGGCCGGGCGCCCAGCGGATCGCGCGGGCCGAGCTGGGGCTGCCGGCCGACGCCGCGGTGCTGCTCTTCGCCGGCCGGATCCAGCCGCTCAAGGCGCCGGAGGTGCTGCTCCAGGCGGCCGGGGTGCTGCTGGAGCGGCGGCCCGAGCTGCGCGAGCGGCTGGTGCTGGCGGTGGTCGGCGGGCCGTCCGGGAACGGCCTGGCCAAGCCGCAGAGCCTGCAGAAGCTGGCCGCGGAGCTGGGCCTGGGCGACATGGTCCGGTTCCACCCGCCGGTCGGCCAGGCCGACCTGGCCCGCTGGTACCGGGCCGCGACCGCCCTGGTGATGCCCTCGCACAGCGAGTCGTTCGGCCTGGTGGCGCTGGAGGCGCAGGCGTGCGCCACCCCGGTGGTGGCCGCCGCGGTCGGCGGGCTGCCGGTGGCGGTGCGGGACGGCGAGACCGGCACCCTGGTCCAGGGGCACGACCCGGCGGACTGGGCCACCGCGCTGGAGCCGTACGTGGTGCGGCCCGAGCTGGTGGCCCGGCTGGGCGCCGAGGCGGCCCGGCACGCGGCCGGCTTCGGCTGGAGCGCGGCCGCGGCGGCCACCGCGGACGTCTACGCCGGCACCCTGGTCAGGCCCGCCGGCCGGGTCGGTCCGGCCCGCCGCCGACTGCACTGA
- a CDS encoding YbjN domain-containing protein, giving the protein MAIRTKDQALAELAAALEQTGVGWEPAVADPYTLVATLPGTRKLSTTCALRVGDHTLSVNAFVIRRPDENHEAVFRWLLERNTRLAGVAYALDPLGDVYLTGRLPLDALTAEVVDQLLGTVLAAADEPFDTLLELGFAGAIRREWEWRTKRGESTRNLAAFAHLAERPAQD; this is encoded by the coding sequence ATGGCTATCCGCACCAAGGACCAGGCGCTCGCCGAGCTGGCCGCCGCGCTGGAGCAGACCGGCGTCGGCTGGGAGCCGGCCGTCGCCGACCCCTACACCCTGGTCGCCACCCTCCCGGGCACCCGCAAGCTGAGCACCACCTGCGCGCTGCGGGTCGGCGACCACACCCTCTCGGTGAACGCCTTCGTGATCCGCCGCCCGGACGAGAACCACGAGGCGGTGTTCCGCTGGCTGTTGGAGCGCAACACCCGGCTCGCCGGGGTGGCCTACGCGCTGGACCCGCTGGGCGACGTCTACCTGACCGGCCGGCTGCCGCTGGACGCGCTGACCGCCGAGGTGGTGGACCAGCTGCTCGGCACCGTGCTGGCGGCGGCCGACGAGCCCTTCGACACCCTGCTGGAGCTCGGGTTCGCCGGTGCGATCCGGCGGGAGTGGGAGTGGCGGACCAAGCGCGGGGAGTCCACCCGCAACCTGGCCGCCTTCGCCCACCTCGCCGAGCGGCCCGCGCAGGACTGA
- a CDS encoding MDR family MFS transporter translates to MPAAVAQLPVRFRAAATESLGGLPSAFWWLWTSTLVNKLGGFVVTFMALYLTAVRGYSTGYAGLVASLYGLGSAVASLTGGVLADRIGRRPTILVAQTMTALSTAALGFSRGQLVIAAVAFLTGLSANASRPAISAVIADVVPAADRVRAFSINYWAINIGFGVSAAVAGLIAVHGYLLLFLADAATTLLCALVVFTKVPESRPTAPRPDERAAAPRVGLGTVFRDGRFIALVSMTFLFAMVMQQGSTTLAMVMGQAKLSATQYGLVIGLNGFLIVLLQIPVTRMIQGRDRAKLLMTGALLAGWGAALTAFAGRSVLFFALTVAIWTVGEIIQMPSNMSLVAELSPTHARGRYQGVSSLAWSSAACLGPALGGLLLEHVGADSVWGGCALLGTVSGIGYLLVARRVADAAAARIPEGLPARTAAEATVA, encoded by the coding sequence ATGCCCGCCGCCGTCGCCCAGTTGCCCGTCAGATTTCGCGCCGCGGCCACCGAGTCGCTGGGCGGGCTGCCGTCCGCCTTCTGGTGGCTGTGGACCTCGACCCTGGTGAACAAGCTCGGCGGCTTCGTGGTCACCTTCATGGCGCTCTACCTCACGGCCGTCCGCGGCTACTCGACCGGCTACGCGGGCCTGGTGGCCTCGCTCTACGGGCTGGGCTCGGCGGTCGCCTCGCTCACCGGCGGCGTGCTGGCCGACCGGATCGGCCGGCGGCCCACCATCCTGGTCGCGCAGACCATGACCGCGCTGAGCACCGCCGCGCTGGGCTTCTCCCGGGGCCAGCTGGTGATCGCGGCCGTCGCCTTCCTGACCGGCCTGAGCGCCAACGCCTCCCGCCCGGCGATCTCCGCGGTGATCGCCGACGTGGTGCCCGCCGCCGACCGGGTGCGCGCCTTCTCGATCAACTACTGGGCGATCAACATCGGCTTCGGCGTCTCGGCCGCGGTCGCCGGGCTGATCGCCGTCCACGGCTACCTGCTGCTCTTCCTGGCCGACGCGGCCACCACGCTGCTCTGCGCGCTGGTCGTCTTCACCAAGGTCCCGGAGTCCCGGCCGACGGCGCCCCGCCCGGACGAGCGGGCGGCCGCGCCCCGGGTCGGCCTGGGCACGGTGTTCCGGGACGGCCGGTTCATCGCGCTGGTCTCGATGACCTTCCTGTTCGCGATGGTGATGCAGCAGGGCAGCACCACCCTGGCCATGGTGATGGGACAGGCCAAGCTGAGCGCCACCCAGTACGGCCTGGTGATCGGGCTCAACGGCTTCCTGATCGTGCTGCTGCAGATCCCGGTCACCCGGATGATCCAGGGCCGGGACCGGGCCAAGCTGCTGATGACCGGCGCGCTGCTGGCCGGCTGGGGCGCCGCGCTCACCGCCTTCGCCGGCCGCTCGGTGCTCTTCTTCGCACTGACCGTGGCGATCTGGACGGTCGGCGAGATCATCCAGATGCCCAGCAACATGAGCCTGGTCGCCGAGCTCTCGCCGACCCACGCCCGCGGGCGCTACCAGGGCGTCTCCTCGCTGGCCTGGTCATCGGCCGCCTGCCTCGGCCCGGCGCTCGGCGGCCTGCTGCTGGAACACGTCGGCGCGGACTCCGTCTGGGGCGGCTGCGCGCTGCTCGGCACCGTGTCCGGGATCGGCTACCTGCTGGTCGCCCGGCGGGTCGCGGACGCGGCGGCGGCCCGGATCCCCGAGGGGCTCCCGGCCCGCACCGCCGCGGAGGCGACCGTCGCCTGA
- a CDS encoding phosphoglyceromutase — MADTTYRLILLRHGESQWNQKNLFTGWVDVDLNEKGEKEAARGGELLAAEGLLPDVLHTSLLRRAIRTSQIALDKADRHWIPVSRSWRLNERHYGALQGKDKAQTLAEFGEEQFQLWRRSYDTPPPVLPDDAEYSQAGDARYGEIPSELRPRTECLKDVVDRMLPYWYDAIVPDLAAGRTVLVTAHGNSLRALVKHLDGISDEAIAGLNIPTGIPLVYELDADFKPLAAGGRYLDPEAAAAAIEAVKNQGKK; from the coding sequence ATGGCTGACACGACCTACCGCTTGATCCTGCTCCGCCACGGCGAGAGCCAGTGGAACCAGAAGAACCTCTTCACCGGTTGGGTCGACGTCGACCTCAACGAGAAGGGCGAGAAGGAGGCGGCGCGCGGCGGCGAACTGCTGGCCGCCGAAGGCCTGCTGCCGGACGTGCTGCACACCTCGCTGCTGCGCCGGGCCATCCGCACCTCGCAGATCGCGCTGGACAAGGCCGACCGCCACTGGATCCCGGTCAGCCGCAGCTGGCGCCTGAACGAGCGCCACTACGGCGCGCTGCAGGGCAAGGACAAGGCGCAGACCCTGGCCGAGTTCGGCGAGGAGCAGTTCCAGCTCTGGCGCCGCTCGTACGACACCCCGCCGCCGGTGCTGCCCGACGACGCCGAGTACTCGCAGGCCGGCGACGCCCGCTACGGCGAGATCCCGAGCGAGCTGCGTCCGCGCACCGAGTGCCTGAAGGACGTCGTCGACCGGATGCTGCCCTACTGGTACGACGCGATCGTGCCGGACCTGGCCGCCGGCCGCACCGTGCTGGTCACCGCGCACGGCAACAGCCTGCGCGCACTGGTCAAGCACCTGGACGGCATCTCCGACGAGGCGATCGCCGGCCTGAACATCCCCACCGGCATCCCGCTGGTCTACGAGCTGGACGCGGACTTCAAGCCGCTCGCCGCCGGCGGCCGCTACCTGGACCCGGAGGCCGCCGCGGCCGCCATCGAGGCGGTCAAGAACCAGGGCAAGAAGTAG
- the phoU gene encoding phosphate signaling complex protein PhoU, producing MRDTYHEELDSISDSLVEMARLVGSAMGRATTALLDADLALAESVIAADEKVNALHHDLEDRAIDLLARQQPVATDLRIVVTSLRMSADLERCGDLARHVAKVARLRFPAHAVPGDLQPTVLEMGQLAQRLVAKAGQVIATKDVDAALQLERDDDEMDELHRELFAHLIDDRWQHGIETGVDVTLIGRYYERFADHAVSVAKRVVYLVTGEHAGEFVPPTPAPGE from the coding sequence ATGCGCGACACGTACCACGAGGAACTCGACTCGATCAGCGACAGCCTGGTCGAGATGGCCCGACTGGTCGGCTCGGCGATGGGCCGCGCCACCACCGCGCTGCTCGACGCCGACCTGGCCCTCGCCGAGAGCGTGATCGCCGCTGACGAGAAGGTCAACGCCCTCCACCACGACCTGGAGGACCGCGCGATCGACCTGCTGGCCCGCCAGCAGCCGGTCGCCACCGACCTGCGGATCGTGGTCACCAGCCTGCGGATGAGCGCCGACCTGGAGCGCTGCGGCGACCTGGCCCGGCACGTGGCCAAGGTGGCCCGGCTGCGCTTCCCGGCCCACGCGGTCCCGGGCGACCTGCAGCCCACCGTGCTGGAGATGGGACAGCTGGCCCAGCGCCTGGTGGCCAAGGCCGGCCAGGTGATAGCGACCAAGGACGTGGACGCGGCGCTCCAGCTCGAACGCGACGACGACGAGATGGACGAGCTGCACCGCGAGCTCTTCGCCCACCTGATCGACGACCGCTGGCAGCACGGCATCGAGACCGGCGTGGACGTGACCCTGATCGGCCGCTACTACGAGCGCTTCGCCGACCACGCGGTCTCGGTCGCCAAGCGGGTCGTCTACCTGGTCACCGGCGAGCACGCGGGCGAGTTCGTCCCGCCGACCCCGGCACCGGGCGAGTAG
- a CDS encoding sensor histidine kinase — protein sequence MDVNVAAAAACAIAGLGVGLTASIAFRWSEREQARGAAGGNGRRGAPAVNSALPEPTLPPGVDTVLSVLRSCAIVLGDGDEVVKASSAAYSMGLVRGGAVAVEPMLALARSTRRDGEIRQAELDVPRPGVQRAGEPLSVSVRVAPLGSRLVLVLVEDLTERRRIEAVRRDFVANVSHELKTPVGALSLLSEAVADAADDPEAVQRFAGRMQIEATRLASLVQEIIDLSRVQDDRLLMDPEPVPVDELIAEAMDRCRQQAAAKQIHIAAGGIAGLYIHGDRGQLAAALGNLVENAVNYSPPRTRVAIATRRIASAAAIGEADGELIEISVTDQGIGISEKDRERIFERFYRVDPARSRATGGTGLGLSIVKHVAASHGGTVSVWSVEGQGSTFTVRLPAGQNPSPATATSLDAPATPNPLPAPEARS from the coding sequence ATGGACGTGAATGTGGCCGCTGCCGCTGCCTGCGCCATCGCCGGGCTGGGTGTCGGCCTCACCGCTTCCATCGCCTTCCGCTGGAGCGAGCGTGAGCAGGCCCGCGGTGCCGCTGGTGGAAATGGCAGGCGGGGTGCCCCCGCCGTGAACTCAGCGCTCCCCGAGCCGACCCTGCCGCCCGGGGTGGACACCGTGCTCTCGGTGCTGCGCTCCTGCGCGATCGTGCTCGGCGACGGCGACGAGGTGGTCAAGGCCAGCTCGGCGGCGTACTCGATGGGTCTGGTCCGCGGCGGTGCGGTGGCGGTCGAGCCGATGCTCGCGCTGGCCCGCTCCACCCGCCGCGACGGGGAGATCCGCCAGGCCGAGCTGGACGTGCCGCGCCCCGGGGTGCAGCGCGCCGGCGAGCCGCTCTCGGTCTCGGTCCGGGTGGCCCCGCTGGGGTCCCGGCTGGTCCTGGTGCTGGTCGAGGACCTCACCGAGCGGCGCCGGATCGAGGCGGTCCGCCGGGACTTCGTGGCCAACGTCAGCCACGAGCTGAAGACCCCGGTCGGTGCGCTCTCGCTGCTCTCCGAGGCGGTCGCCGACGCGGCCGACGACCCGGAGGCGGTGCAGCGGTTCGCCGGCCGGATGCAGATCGAGGCGACCCGGCTGGCCAGCCTGGTGCAGGAGATCATCGACCTCTCCCGGGTGCAGGACGACCGGCTGCTGATGGACCCCGAGCCGGTGCCGGTGGACGAGCTGATAGCCGAGGCGATGGACCGCTGCCGCCAGCAGGCCGCGGCCAAGCAGATCCACATCGCGGCCGGCGGCATCGCCGGCCTCTACATCCACGGCGACCGCGGCCAGCTGGCCGCCGCGCTCGGCAACTTGGTCGAGAACGCCGTCAACTACAGTCCGCCGCGGACCCGGGTGGCGATCGCCACCCGCCGGATAGCCAGCGCCGCCGCCATCGGCGAGGCGGACGGCGAACTGATCGAGATCTCGGTGACCGACCAGGGCATCGGCATCTCGGAGAAGGACCGCGAGCGGATCTTCGAGCGCTTCTACCGGGTTGACCCGGCCCGTTCCCGGGCCACCGGCGGCACCGGCCTCGGACTCTCCATCGTCAAGCACGTGGCCGCCTCGCACGGCGGCACGGTCTCGGTGTGGAGCGTCGAGGGCCAGGGCTCGACCTTCACCGTCCGGCTGCCCGCCGGACAGAACCCGTCGCCGGCCACGGCGACGTCCCTGGACGCACCCGCAACACCCAACCCCCTTCCTGCCCCGGAGGCCCGATCGTGA